From Weissella confusa, a single genomic window includes:
- a CDS encoding Crp/Fnr family transcriptional regulator, whose amino-acid sequence MISWLRNSKVAMWVLTIARVYLGFQWVMDGFEKVTTKGGFDASGMINMAIAKPVMTPAQTKAFPWYDWFLNLATNHGHATGFFSFAVAWGELFVGLGLIFGTLTLAAAFFGMIMNFSYLGAGVVSVNPTFIFIEMFILMGGFNSARIGLDHWVTPFLRSKLPFLNNDIEVR is encoded by the coding sequence ATGATTTCATGGCTACGTAACAGCAAGGTTGCAATGTGGGTATTGACGATTGCTCGTGTTTACTTGGGATTCCAATGGGTAATGGACGGTTTTGAGAAGGTTACCACTAAGGGTGGCTTCGATGCTTCAGGTATGATTAACATGGCAATTGCTAAGCCAGTTATGACACCAGCACAAACGAAGGCTTTCCCATGGTACGACTGGTTCTTGAACCTAGCAACGAACCACGGTCACGCAACTGGCTTCTTCTCATTCGCCGTTGCATGGGGTGAGTTGTTTGTTGGTTTGGGATTGATCTTTGGTACGTTGACTTTGGCAGCTGCCTTCTTCGGAATGATCATGAACTTCTCATACTTGGGTGCCGGCGTTGTGTCAGTTAACCCAACGTTCATCTTCATCGAGATGTTCATCTTGATGGGTGGCTTCAACTCAGCACGTATCGGTTTGGACCACTGGGTAACGCCATTCTTGCGTTCAAAGTTGCCATTCTTGAACAACGATATCGAAGTTCGCTAA
- the fba gene encoding class II fructose-1,6-bisphosphate aldolase, translated as MGIVNASEMIVQAHAQGYAVAHFNTNNLEWTQAILRAAESQKAPVIIAASMGAIKYMGGTKMVADMVRDLYESMAITVPVAIHLDHGNLEMAYQAMNDGFTSVMFDGSDLPFEENLRETKALVAKAAELSVSVEAEVGSIGGVEDGIVGLGEIADKQQVVEMANTGIDMLAAGIGNIHGAYPEDFAGLDLGALTEFEAATRHEMPFVLHGASGLPEDEIQTAITLGVAKININSQLQWAFHNALRDFIVSDRDLEGTNYDPRKLLRSGVDAAQQAAEEMIQMLGSANKAQVTLTKA; from the coding sequence ATGGGAATTGTAAATGCATCAGAAATGATTGTACAAGCACACGCACAAGGATATGCAGTTGCGCATTTCAACACGAACAATTTGGAATGGACGCAAGCAATCTTGCGTGCGGCTGAAAGCCAAAAGGCGCCGGTGATTATCGCAGCATCAATGGGCGCTATTAAGTACATGGGTGGCACGAAGATGGTAGCCGACATGGTCCGCGATTTATATGAGAGTATGGCGATTACGGTGCCGGTAGCGATTCACTTGGATCACGGTAATTTAGAGATGGCGTACCAAGCAATGAACGATGGTTTCACATCCGTTATGTTTGACGGTTCTGATTTGCCATTTGAAGAAAACTTGCGCGAGACCAAGGCTTTGGTGGCGAAGGCTGCGGAATTGAGTGTCAGCGTCGAAGCGGAAGTTGGGTCAATTGGCGGTGTTGAAGATGGCATTGTTGGACTGGGTGAGATTGCTGACAAGCAGCAGGTTGTTGAGATGGCCAACACGGGAATCGATATGCTAGCTGCTGGCATTGGTAACATTCACGGCGCCTATCCAGAAGACTTTGCTGGCTTGGATTTGGGCGCGTTGACAGAGTTTGAAGCTGCTACTCGCCATGAGATGCCGTTTGTCTTGCACGGCGCTTCTGGTTTGCCTGAGGACGAAATTCAGACGGCCATTACACTTGGTGTTGCAAAGATTAACATTAATTCTCAATTGCAATGGGCGTTCCACAACGCATTGCGTGATTTCATTGTGTCAGACCGTGATTTGGAAGGCACTAACTATGATCCACGTAAGTTGCTTCGTTCAGGTGTCGACGCTGCGCAACAAGCTGCCGAAGAAATGATTCAAATGCTTGGGTCAGCTAACAAGGCACAAGTAACACTAACAAAGGCGTAA
- the prfB gene encoding peptide chain release factor 2, whose amino-acid sequence MELSEARRSLAEMSEEITKFGESLDLDALNDEIAANEDEMVHPDFWNDNVAAQKVIDANNILKGRRDDYLNLTAGVENVETALELLAELPDEDMQAEMEADLQKLSDDLESYRLAQLLNEPYDKNNAILEIHPGSGGTESADWGANLQRMYTRWAERHGFKVEIMDYHPGDVAGIDSATLMITGHNAYGYLRSERGVHRFVRISPFDSAGRRHTSFVSIDVMPELDDSVEVDINPADVKMDVYRASGAGGQHINKTSSAVRLTHIPTGIVVASQQQRSQFQNKDTAYAMLRAKLYQLEMDKKEKERASIAGEQLENGWGSQIRSYVFQPYRMVKDHRTNFESGNPQGVMDGDLDPFINSYLRWKLAEQNPD is encoded by the coding sequence ATGGAGCTATCAGAAGCACGTCGCTCATTAGCTGAGATGTCAGAAGAGATTACGAAGTTTGGTGAGTCTCTTGACTTGGATGCTTTGAACGATGAAATCGCGGCCAATGAAGATGAAATGGTCCACCCAGATTTCTGGAATGACAACGTTGCGGCGCAAAAGGTGATTGATGCCAACAATATCTTGAAGGGCCGCCGTGATGACTACTTGAACTTGACGGCTGGCGTAGAGAATGTTGAGACGGCGCTTGAACTATTGGCTGAATTGCCTGATGAAGACATGCAAGCCGAGATGGAAGCGGACTTGCAAAAGTTGTCAGATGATTTGGAAAGTTACCGTTTGGCGCAATTGTTGAACGAGCCGTATGACAAGAACAATGCTATCTTGGAAATTCACCCAGGTTCTGGTGGAACAGAGTCTGCCGACTGGGGTGCCAACTTGCAACGTATGTACACACGTTGGGCTGAGCGTCACGGCTTTAAGGTCGAAATCATGGATTATCACCCTGGTGATGTGGCCGGTATCGATTCAGCAACGTTGATGATTACGGGGCACAACGCTTATGGTTACCTACGTTCAGAGCGTGGGGTACACCGTTTTGTCCGTATTTCACCATTTGACTCAGCTGGCCGTCGTCACACGTCATTCGTTTCAATTGACGTGATGCCGGAACTGGATGACTCGGTTGAAGTTGATATTAACCCAGCTGACGTGAAGATGGACGTGTACCGTGCCTCTGGTGCCGGTGGACAGCACATCAATAAGACGTCATCAGCTGTGCGTTTGACACACATTCCAACGGGTATCGTTGTTGCCTCACAACAACAGCGTTCACAGTTCCAAAACAAGGATACGGCCTACGCTATGTTGCGTGCCAAGTTGTATCAATTGGAAATGGATAAGAAAGAAAAGGAACGTGCATCGATTGCCGGCGAGCAATTGGAAAACGGTTGGGGATCACAAATCCGATCATACGTTTTCCAACCATACCGCATGGTTAAGGATCACCGCACGAACTTTGAATCAGGTAACCCACAAGGTGTAATGGATGGTGATTTGGATCCATTCATTAATTCATACCTACGTTGGAAGCTAGCTGAACAAAACCCAGATTAA